Within Desulfobacterales bacterium, the genomic segment CAAGGCCAGCCTTATCTGGAGCGCTTTGGATGTCGAAGCCCTTGAGAAAGCCAAAACAGATTCTAAATTAGGATATATCAGCCCCACAGAATCACAACGGGCCGGTTTCGAAGCGGCGGCCAAGGAAGTTGTCGAAAAAGAATTGATCCGGCTTGAAAAAGAGGGGATCGCCGCCAGAGAAATATTTAAGGCCATCAGCAAATAAAAATTTCAGAAATATATTAACAAAATTATAGTAATAACGACATGATGTAGAAATCCCTCCTTACCTCCCTTTGGCAAAGGGAGGAATCATTCCCCTCTTTTGAAAAGAGGGGCAAGGAGCCTGTCCGATAACTCCCTCTCCCATCTTGGGAGAGGGTCGGGGTGAGGGTGTAACTAACCGAATTTATTTCCCCCCTCACCTAACCTCTCCCCACAAGGGGGAGAGGAATTATAGGTTATCGGACAGCCTTCAAGGGGAGATTTTTTAATGAGAGCATGCCCAACTGTAAAACACTTGATAAACCCTTTGTCGAAAAAACATGACAGCGCTTAAGACAGACAGCACGAACCGATGCCTTGACCGGCTGGACCGGATCGTCCGTTCAACGGCCCTTTGGGGCGGCGGCCTGATGCTGGTGGGCCTGATGGGACTGACCGTTGTGGATGTCATCCTGCGCTATCTTTTTAATGCGCCTATTTACGGCGCCCGGGATGTGGCTAAACTGATCCTGCTGGTCATGGTGGCACTTTCCGTTGCATACAGCGCACGCACGGGCGGGCAAATTTCAATAGAGGTGTTCAGCGCCATGATGGGGCCGCGCCTGTTGCGATGGATAGAAGTGCTTGTCCGTTTCGTCGCAACCGCCATGCTGCTGGTCTTGACATGGCGTCTGTGGCACAGCGGTCAAAACGCCGGAAGATTCGGCGAAGCGTCTCTGGCCCTGCAGATACCCTTTAAACCTTTTTATTTTATTTTAGCTGTGGGCATGCTTCTTTACGCGGCGGTGTTGATTGCGGAGATTCCGCTGTATTGGCGCAACCGCACAACCAACATTATGCCCCCCTCAATTTAAGGCCACCCCGCAATGTCCCCTGCAATGATCGGAATTATCGGCCTGATGGCATTTTTCGCATTGCTGGTTGTGCGCATGCCGGTTGCCATGGCGATGCTGGTGACCGGGTTTGTGGGAATTGCCGCGATAAACGGACTGCCGGCCGCCTATGCCACGCTGAGTGCCGAGTCGTTTGAAATTTCATCATATCTGGAACTCAGCGTTGTTCCGCTGTTCGTATTTATGGGAAATCTGGCGGGTCTGTCCGGCATGAGCGCCGATCTTTATAATGCCGCCTACGCCTGGGCCGGGCACCGCCGGGGCGGACTGGCCGCAGCCACCATCATCGGGTGTGCGGGATTTGCCGCGCTGAGCGGGTCGTCCTTTGCCTCGGCCGTGACCATGGGGCGGGTCGCATTGCCGGAGATGAAGCGGTATAAATACGCCGACAGCCTGGCCGCCGGAAGCGTCGCCGCCGGCGGCACCCTGGGGATCCTGATCCCGCCGTCCTCGGGCTTTGTGATTTACGCCATCCTGACCGAACAATCCATTGCCAAACTCTTCATCGCCGGCGTGTTTCCGGGTATATTGCTGACGATTCTGTTTTTAGCAACGATATCGATCGCAACCCGCATCCGGCCAGAGCTGGGACCGGCCGGTCCCCGGGTGAGCCTGGGCGAGAAGCTGGCAACGCTGCGGCGGGCCGGTACCATCGTCCTGATCGTCCTGGTGACCATCGGCGGGATTTACGGGGGCGTCATGACGCCGGTAGAAGCATCGGGGGTGGGCGCTTTTCTCACGCTGATGGTTGCGCTGGTCCGCCGTTCGCTGCATATGGAAAGTTTTAAAATCGTTATTTTGCAGACGCTGCGGACAACGGCCCTTACGTTCATGATTCTGATCGGGGCGCATGTGTTTATCCCCTTTATGGCGCTTTCCCGAATTCCCGACAACCTCGTGACATATCTGACCCACCTGGATTTTGGTCCTGCAGGCATTCTCATGATTGTGCTGGCCACCTACATCATACTGGGGATGTTTCTGGAAGGGATCGCCATGCTGGTCCTGACGCTGCCGGTGGTATTTCCGGTGATGCTGGAGCTGGGATACAGCCCGATCTGGTTCGGGGTCATGGTGGTGATCGTACTGGAAATGGGCCTGATCAGTCCGCCGGTGGGGGTGAATGTGTTCGTGGTTAAAGGGGTTGCGCCGGATGTCTCCCTGAATACCATTTTCAGAGGGATCTGGCCGTTCTGGCTGGCCATGCTGGTTTGCCTGCTCATCCTGGTTGCGTTTCCGCAGATCGCCCTTTTTTTGCCGGACAGGATGTTTTAATTATTAACCAGGCAATTAAATATGTCATTCCGGCCCCCCGTTTTCGAGACTGTGTCGTAATTATAAAAGCCAGCGTTCCAAGATTTTTCGTCATTCCGGGCTTGACCCGGAATCCAGAATATTTTCAAGTTGATGTTCATCTGGATGCAGGATCAGGTCCGGCATGACGTGGAGAAAAAAAATCCATTTTAACAATTACGACACAGCCTCTTCACGGGGGCAGGCTGCGCGTAGCGGAGAGCCGGAATCCAGAAAGGTTCTTTAGAATACTGGATTCCCGCCGCAGTTTATCCCGCACTTGATGCGGGGCGGTAATGACAAAATGAAATGAAAAGTTTGTATATCTAATTGTCGATTTAATAAAAAAGGCCCAGATGCTTGGGAACCCGGAACCAGTTAGGAAAATGAAAAATAAATTTCTATTAGCCCGAATCACTCTTTTTGAAGGGAAGGTCTAACAATGGGAATAGAATCAAATGGCGCAAAATTTATTGCAGAAACATTCAAGGGTTACGGCGTTACACATGTCTTTCTGGTAATGGCGATTTTAAGAAAGACGATGGTTGAGCTTGAAAAAGTCGGCATAAAAAGAATCCTTACCCATTCGGAGAAGGCGGCTGCTTATATGGCCGACGGTTATGCCAGGATAAGCGGCAAACCAGGGATCTGCATGGCCCAATCCGTG encodes:
- a CDS encoding TRAP transporter large permease, whose translation is MSPAMIGIIGLMAFFALLVVRMPVAMAMLVTGFVGIAAINGLPAAYATLSAESFEISSYLELSVVPLFVFMGNLAGLSGMSADLYNAAYAWAGHRRGGLAAATIIGCAGFAALSGSSFASAVTMGRVALPEMKRYKYADSLAAGSVAAGGTLGILIPPSSGFVIYAILTEQSIAKLFIAGVFPGILLTILFLATISIATRIRPELGPAGPRVSLGEKLATLRRAGTIVLIVLVTIGGIYGGVMTPVEASGVGAFLTLMVALVRRSLHMESFKIVILQTLRTTALTFMILIGAHVFIPFMALSRIPDNLVTYLTHLDFGPAGILMIVLATYIILGMFLEGIAMLVLTLPVVFPVMLELGYSPIWFGVMVVIVLEMGLISPPVGVNVFVVKGVAPDVSLNTIFRGIWPFWLAMLVCLLILVAFPQIALFLPDRMF
- a CDS encoding TRAP transporter small permease, which produces MTALKTDSTNRCLDRLDRIVRSTALWGGGLMLVGLMGLTVVDVILRYLFNAPIYGARDVAKLILLVMVALSVAYSARTGGQISIEVFSAMMGPRLLRWIEVLVRFVATAMLLVLTWRLWHSGQNAGRFGEASLALQIPFKPFYFILAVGMLLYAAVLIAEIPLYWRNRTTNIMPPSI